One Nostoc sp. CENA543 genomic window, CGGTGTGGCATTAGCTCAGTATGATACATCTAGTGATGTAACCGTACCAACTGTACCTTCAGGTTCATCCACACCCACAACTACCCCTACTACAACTACACCTTATCCCACAGACACCAACGCCACCAATACACCTAATGCTGTCGGTGGCGCAAGATTTTTCTGTCAACAATATAACGGTCAATACACCGTCATGTACCAGCCAGAAAGTCAACCCGGACAATACTTCCCTTGGGCTGCGCCTGGTACTTTAGGCGGTGGTTGGAATCCCCAAGCACGTTGTCAAACTATTGCTACCCGCCTAGAATCATACCGCCCAGATGGACTGCAAGAACTCCAGATTAGTCGGGAAAATAACGAAAATATCGTTTGCGTCACCACCGAAGCCAATTCTAGATGTCGAATTGTGCTAACCGTACCTCGCAACAAAGACCCCTACACAGTTCGTAATAGTATTTTCCAAAACCTCACGTCTGCTGATAGCGGTCAACAAACCACAGCAGTCAACACCTATACTAATCGTGGCGGAGACGAACTATATAATATAGGTCGTACCTTACTAGGTAGCGGAAATCAAGTCACTTCCTTAAGAAGTGGAATTAATCTCAAACCTTACCTTGATGTAAAAGACGGCGGAACAGGTACAAACTTAAGAAACGGTGTAGCCATTCGTCGTTCATCTCAAACAGGCGTTCGCTTAAATCCCAATAAATTCCGGTAAGGATGAAACAGGGTAAAAGTCAAAAAAAAAGCAATTATTAGACCTCTTGCACGAATAATTGAACACTCCGAATACATAAATTCCAGAGTTATCTTTCTGCGTTCTTCTTTGCGTCTTTGCGCCTTTGCGTGAGCTTTTAAATAGTATTTTTAGCAACACCAAAGTATTTATGCAAGAAGTCTATTGATAGGTAAATACTGTTCACATCAGACCACAATAGTCATGAAACAATGCAATCAAAGCATTGTTTCATGACTTTTTAATTTTTGCCTAAATGTCGTTTCAAATCGCGGATAGCTGCGCTGGTGTTACGTTCATAAGCTATCTGCACACAACGAGCAATCAAACTTGCTAAATCAAAATCGGGAAAATAGCGGCTGTAAGTTTGCAATTGATATTCTGCACCTTGTAATTGATAAATCAATAATTGTTGTTTTTTGAAAAACCAAACTTCAGGCACTTTAAAAGGAAGATAATCCTGTATATCAGAATAACTGGTGACATCAATTTCAATCACTAAATCGGGTGGAGGATCTTCTCCCCAGTCAATGCGTTTTTTACCAGATACCGCTTCCCAATTGTCAATATAAAAGCAATAATCTGGCTCAATTCCGCTTTCTTGGGGTAAGCTCATAGTGACGGGGGTAAACGCATCATATTCTCGCCCATTGTGGTCTAAAAGGGTTTTAACAATATCAGCCAGTAGATTAGCATCTCGGCCATGTATTGGTAATGGCGACATCAGCAATACTTCTCCATTGCGATATTTGAGGCGCGGAATTGAACCATCTCCCCGTTGTTCACACAAACGCTGATACTCTTCCCAAGTCGCAGGTAAGCGCACCACAGAACCAGGAGGTAATTGAGTTTTTTCTGGGGAAACGAGAGCAAACATGACTGATACTTCCTTTGACAGTCGCTTCCCTTCATGATAGTGGCTAAAGTCTGGAGAAAATAATGAATGCGTCGGAACTATTTACGAATGAATAACTTTAACCATTTGCTAGCAATTTCTTAATCTAGCTGGGATAGGTTGAAATTTAGCAATCCGAATAAATACTGAATTAAGGTCAATAGCTGGTTGTCTGGCAATTGCCTTAATTTTCTGTGAGGGTTGAGCGATCGCCTTTTATGTAAACATACACCTTTAATTACCTAAAAGCATGACACTTACACTTCCAACCCTCTTCACTTCGGATGTTAGAGGTGGTATTTGTGCTGTCGTTAGTAGCCCAAATTCTTCGCTATCCCATGAATTAATGCAGATATCTCACGTTCATCTACTCATCACGAATTCTGTCAAATCAAGCCCTAGATGAAAAATTAAACGCTGTCGTAAATCTTCCTAAATTTGCAAATTTTAATTGCTATTATGACTAACTCAACAATTCGCTTTTCTCAATTTAACGCGTCTCTCAACCGTAATGCTGAAGGTCAGCTAGTCAGTGATTTATCTACTCCTGACAACACCCAAGCCAAGGCTGTGGCGGAAATTATTCAGCGCAATAACCCTGATGTCCTGTTAATTAATGAATTCGACTATGTTGCAGCAAATCCTTTAGAGCCAGTCCAATTATTCCAACAAAATTATTTAAGTGTCAGTCAAAATGGTGCAACCCCAGTTGAGTATCCCTATGTTTATATTGCACCTTCCAATACAGGAATCGCTTCAGGATTTGACTTAGATAATGATGGCTCAGTTGGTGGTGGAAATGATGCTTTTGGCTTTGGCAATTTCCCCGGACAGTTTGGGATGCTGTTGTTATCAAAATATCCTATAGACACTGCCAATATCCGCACCTTCCAA contains:
- a CDS encoding Uma2 family endonuclease; its protein translation is MFALVSPEKTQLPPGSVVRLPATWEEYQRLCEQRGDGSIPRLKYRNGEVLLMSPLPIHGRDANLLADIVKTLLDHNGREYDAFTPVTMSLPQESGIEPDYCFYIDNWEAVSGKKRIDWGEDPPPDLVIEIDVTSYSDIQDYLPFKVPEVWFFKKQQLLIYQLQGAEYQLQTYSRYFPDFDLASLIARCVQIAYERNTSAAIRDLKRHLGKN
- a CDS encoding COP23 domain-containing protein, producing the protein MLSKSWNLACLGGLGLSLLLGNGVALAQYDTSSDVTVPTVPSGSSTPTTTPTTTTPYPTDTNATNTPNAVGGARFFCQQYNGQYTVMYQPESQPGQYFPWAAPGTLGGGWNPQARCQTIATRLESYRPDGLQELQISRENNENIVCVTTEANSRCRIVLTVPRNKDPYTVRNSIFQNLTSADSGQQTTAVNTYTNRGGDELYNIGRTLLGSGNQVTSLRSGINLKPYLDVKDGGTGTNLRNGVAIRRSSQTGVRLNPNKFR